In the genome of Brachypodium distachyon strain Bd21 chromosome 3, Brachypodium_distachyon_v3.0, whole genome shotgun sequence, the window TGGCCCGCCGGATCATCTCCACCACGTCGACCAGGTCACCGTTGGCCACGGTTCCGCCCGTGGCCACGACGAACCGCCCGGTGACGCAGTTCCCGTAGTAGCCCTCTCTGGCCCCCGCGTAATTCCGGGCGTTCACCGTGAAATAGAGCGCCACCACGGGGTTTATTTCCGATGAATCTGAGGAGCTGCCGGAGAGGATCGCGCGGGTGCGGCACCGCCATAGCACGGCCGCGACAGCCTCGAACGTCGTGCACGGCGActtgccgcggcggcggaaggcgTCCTTGACGGAGCCGATCAGCCGGGACGGGACGGTGACGTCAAGGATGGCCACGTCCGCCATGGGCTTGAGGCCCATCATGAGCTCCACgaaaccggcggcggcaggaggggCCGCTTTCAGGGCCGCGTCCCAACGGACCGGAACGACGGACGACGCCAGCGTCAGCCCACGGGCCCGCTCGCCGACGGCCCGCAGGAACTGGCCCATGCCAGCCGCGTCGGCGATGACGTGGTTCCACGTCACCCCGACGACGAACCCGCCGCAGGTGAACTCCGTCACCTgcatcagcagcagcgggTCGCCGAAGccgcaggccgccgccgggtaGTACACGGCGAGCTCGTCCAGCAGCGTGCTAGTCAATGGCGAAGACCGGTCAGAGAGATCGACTTCCTTCAAACCGCAgctcgcggccgcggccacgaACGACACGCCCTGATCGTCGCCGCCAAACGTGATGTGGACGGCGTTGTtctcggcggcgaggcggccggagAACGGGAGGTAGGGGACGAGAGCCTGGGACAGAGCACTCTTTATCGTCTCGGCTGGCTCGTTGATCGGGTTGTCGAACACCAGGAACATTGTGACCGGAATGCACATGTGATTCTTGTCGTAGGAGGACAGtttgaggaggttgccggccGTGGATGTCGCCGGTTCCGACGACGGCCGAACAACCACCGGCGAGGACTTGCTCACCGAGAcgctcatttttttttctttggatcTGTGTATTTGCGAGTTAATTTCGTGCTGAGTATCTCCAATTCATGTTGGCCGGCTAAAGCCACCAAGTTTATATGTTAGCGCGAGATTGCTCGGTCTTGGGCACAACGCTGATTTTTCTAATTTGCAATACATGTACTCGATCTCCAGGCTGTTCATGAATTCGTTAGGGGAGTGAACGCTGGGTAATTTGTCCGGAGCGTCCATTTTCACCCaaccaaaataaatatatatgaCACGTCGTTTATTTCTCTATGTATTGAGGAAGCTCCTCTCACTTAATCCAAATTGACGAAGGAAAGATAGGGGATGAATGCAAAAACAAGGAGGCAAGTTAGGGTACTGTGGCACATACTGTAGATAAATCATGGTTAATTAGTTGACGCAATTACTGTTCAGATAAACAATGTTTCTTAAAAATTATAGATAAACCATTGTTAGATGATCACCGTTTACTTAATCACTTGACATAAACTAATATATGCTAAATACTGTAGCAAAAATAAAGGAGGAAAGTAGGGGTATTGTAGCTTCCCTGACTTTCCTATGTAAGTTAGACGGCAAATTTCAGAACCACACGTTTTAGTTGCATCAAGcttctcacagaaccacagTTGTGACTAGTTGTCTCAAGAAACCACCAATTTTCGGACAAAACTTCTCGAAAAACCCTAATCCACCGGTTTTTCAAGCCATCTTGTATATAAGGTGTTTGCCAGTTTTCTTCTACCCACAGTATTGTCGGTTTCTCTCGCCTTTGGCATCTTTTTGGCAACCGAAAGCAGCCGAAAGAACTGTAGTTAATTAGATGTATGCACTGATTAAATTTCTCTTTATATGCTAAAATTTTGCTGCACCGATTAGTTTTTGTTGAATGTATTATATAAGTCTTTGTTGGTTGAATTGGATGAATGGTCTCTCTAATAATGTGGATTCTTCTGTAGAGAAACAACAACAATCGTAAGTGATGGCAATGATAACAACTACACTGACAGGTGAACACAGTACCCGTCAGTGATGACAATACCATCGCTCATGGATGAACAACTAATACCAGAAAATTGCGCCCAAAATTTGATTTGCGGGTGGGGAAGACCCAACTAACAGTTGGTCGGCGTTGTTTGCCGACCAACCGTCTGATACTAATACCAGAATTGCCGACCGACTGTTCGACAGCGTTGTATTTTTCATTCCCAACCGATTGTCCGTCGTCATACATATAAAATGCCGACCTAAAGTCCGAAGATAAATGTCGAACAACCGTCTATCGGCATATATACACTTTTCCCAACCAACGACAGTCGGCAATTCTATGCTGTCGTGTAGTGAATGGTGACGCGAAATTATGACTAGTCGCTCACCCGTCACGGGTGAAGGCTTATGACCAGCCAATGATAGCATATTTTGTAACGAAACAAGCAAGATTACAGGCGTATCCTATCATTGATATGACTCTTGACACAAGGCCCAAAGTAAAATATGAGTTAGCATCAATGGAATGCTATATAATACtcctgttcctaaatataaattaaattttagaaaaccacacattttgcaTCAAGTTTCTCACAGAACCACGGTTATGACTAATTGTCTCAAGGAAACATCACTTTTGAGGCAGATTTTATCAGAAAACCCTAATAACAGTTTAAGCAATTTAACACGATTTCTAACAGATGTGGTCCAGTGTCAAGTGCCACGTGTCAACCCAAGGTGGGGAAAATAGATAATGGGACACGAAACCCTTAACGAGGCTGGTCGAAAGCCTGTGTGACAAATTAAACGGATCCATGTTGACACGTGACACCTGACGGTGGGCCACATCTATCAGAAACTTATGTCAGAAGTCATGTTAAACAGATTAAACTGTCTTATGAGGATTTTTGAGAAGAAATGCCTCAAAAGTAGTGTTTTTTTGAGACAATAGGCTATCAACAACAATCGTTAGGTGATAAAAATGATAACAAGTGCACTGACGGGTAAAACAACCGCTAGTGATGACAATACCATCACACTACTGGATGAACATAACAGCTAATGGTGACGAGAAATTGTGACTGGTCGCTCATGCATCCGTCACAGAAAGGGCTTATGACTAGTCGATGATGGCATAGATAGGATTCTTGAC includes:
- the LOC100837888 gene encoding acyl transferase 15; amino-acid sequence: MSVSVSKSSPVVVRPSSEPATSTAGNLLKLSSYDKNHMCIPVTMFLVFDNPINEPAETIKSALSQALVPYLPFSGRLAAENNAVHITFGGDDQGVSFVAAAASCGLKEVDLSDRSSPLTSTLLDELAVYYPAAACGFGDPLLLMQVTEFTCGGFVVGVTWNHVIADAAGMGQFLRAVGERARGLTLASSVVPVRWDAALKAAPPAAAGFVELMMGLKPMADVAILDVTVPSRLIGSVKDAFRRRGKSPCTTFEAVAAVLWRCRTRAILSGSSSDSSEINPVVALYFTVNARNYAGAREGYYGNCVTGRFVVATGGTVANGDLVDVVEMIRRAKEQIPEQFKEGAGIGNGNDGVRQQQVNVDGLVGYNLFIVTCWRNLGVDEADFGGGRPARVTSHTRQEVTAPACVACPPFRGNDGANVLSGCVRKEHADAFLAELALSSRTPALLDS